CGGTCCAGATACCTATCGAGCCGAAAGATCTGCCTTCAGCAAACCATTTCGCGGAATAGGCATAGACTCCCAGGGCAAAAAAGACAATCTGGGAAACGAGGCGCGAGGGTTCAAAATGGATAAGATTGAAGACAAGGACTGCCTGATAACCCCATTTGAGGTAAAGTTTTACGATAAAGAATCCCACCGAGGTGATCAATCCTGTGATCAGGAGCACCGTAAACATGCCGGCAGCCGAATGAGTTTTCGGAATGTGGGCGAGTGTATTCCGTATGAAGGCAGATTCCTTCTCCGCTTTATATAACCCTGCGAACAGGATTAAAACCGAAAGAAGAACCGAAAGAAACCAGAGATGCCTCAGTGAAAACTGGTCCGGACTGTGAACATATCCCGAATGAAATGTCACGGCGCTTTTCATCACCTCAATCCAGTAATTCCAGTACCCGACAGGCGGTGTACCGTCACCGGCAACCCGGCTGCAGTACATGAAATACATCGCGACCGGAACGATAAAGACCGCCCCTATCAGCTGTGGTATTCCCAGCCTTTTCAGCTTGTTCACGACAAAGTGCGCCGTTCCATACCGTTCAATCGAGGGCAGGGCGAAAAAACCGGCCGCAAAAAAGAGAACGGGCATCATGAAAATGTCGGTAAGCATGACAATGTAGTTGAAAATCGCCCCGCTGACAGCCGATCCATGAGTTTCTGCGCCATACACGAGAGCGATATGCTGAAGAACGACGAACATAATGATGAAAAAACGGAGATCATCGAAGAATACGAGGCGATCATGGGAATTATCGAGAGAGGAAGGCATCGTCATATCTCCCCGGTATCGCTTAATTATCCTATATCCGTTTAAAGATAACTTTTCAGTGAATTATACAATATACATGCGCTGAAATACCTTATTGAGTATAAAACAGGTTATGCACTTTCCTGTGTATTCGGCAGAGCGGACGAGCTTTCCATGACCGTGGAAGCAGGGCGAAGCATGAACGCCCCAATGGCTCCCATGAGCGCAACGCTGCCCGCAAGGAGGAACGCCGGGCCGAAAGAGCCTGCCGCATCGGCCATGGCACCTGCGACGCTCGGTCCGATTGCCTGTCCTATCCCGAAGAAAAGCGTGATGAATCCCAGCGCCGCCGGGGCAAGACGCGGGCCGAGCACATCACCACATGTTGCGGCCATAATCGCCGGTATGCTCCATGCTGTCAGGCCGAACAGCACCGCCGAAAGGGTGAATCCCGCAGGCTCGGGCCAGAGCGCGAAC
This bacterium DNA region includes the following protein-coding sequences:
- a CDS encoding acyltransferase family protein, which translates into the protein MPSSLDNSHDRLVFFDDLRFFIIMFVVLQHIALVYGAETHGSAVSGAIFNYIVMLTDIFMMPVLFFAAGFFALPSIERYGTAHFVVNKLKRLGIPQLIGAVFIVPVAMYFMYCSRVAGDGTPPVGYWNYWIEVMKSAVTFHSGYVHSPDQFSLRHLWFLSVLLSVLILFAGLYKAEKESAFIRNTLAHIPKTHSAAGMFTVLLITGLITSVGFFIVKLYLKWGYQAVLVFNLIHFEPSRLVSQIVFFALGVYAYSAKWFAEGRSFGSIGIWTGVSLLALIVHIHLDNSLPAPLTVFNKCLLSFSRSFLALFLFGGLVSFARRFWNRPSPVHKVLAANSYTVYVIHYPLPALSAILLNAWNVHVLVKSGTAFGLTVLISMILSNYLVKPYPRLAVGSLILLNVVLFMIL